A single region of the Gorilla gorilla gorilla isolate KB3781 chromosome 1, NHGRI_mGorGor1-v2.1_pri, whole genome shotgun sequence genome encodes:
- the TNFRSF8 gene encoding tumor necrosis factor receptor superfamily member 8 isoform X3: protein MRVLLAALGLLFLGALRAFPQDRPFEDTCHGNPSHYYDKAVRRCCYRCPTGLFPTQQCPQRPTDCRKQCEPDYYLDEADRCTACVTCSRDDLVEKTPCAWNSSRVCECRPGMFCATSAVNSCARCFFHSVCPAGMIVKFPGTAQKNTVCEPASPGVSPACASPENCKEPSSGTIPQAKPTPVSPATSSASTMPVRGGTRLAQEAASKLTRAPDSPSSVGRPSSDPGLSPTQPCPEGSGDCRKQCEPDYYLDEAGRCTACVSCSRDDLVEKMPCAWNSSRICECRPGMICATSATNSCARCVPYPICAAETVTKPQDMAEKDTTFEAPPLGTQPDCNPTPEHGEAPASTSPTQSLLVDSQASKTLPIPTSAPVALSSTGKPVLDAGPVLFWVILVLAVVVGSSAFLLCHRRACRKRIRQKLHLCYPVQTSQPKLELVDSRPRRSSTQLRSGASVTEPIAEELGLMSQPLMETCHNVGAAYLESLPLQDASPAGGPSSPRDLPEPRVSTEHTNNKIEKIYIMKADTVIVGTVKAELPEGRGLAGPAEPELEEELEADHTPHYPEQETEPPLGSCSDVMLSVEEEGKEDPLPTAASGK from the exons ggctgttcCCGACACAGCAGTGCCCACAGAGGCCTACTGACTGCAGGAAGCAGTGTGAGCCTGACTACTACCTGGATGAGGCCGACCGCTGTACAGCCTGCGTGACTTGTTCTCGAG ACGACCTCGTGGAGAAGACGCCGTGTGCATGGAACTCCTCCCGTGTCTGCGAATGTCGACCTGGCATGTTCTGTGCCACGTCTGCCGTGAACTCCTGTGCCCGCTGCTTCTTCCATTCTGTCTGTCCGGCAGGGATGATTGTCAAGTTCCCAG GCACGGCGCAGAAGAACACGGTCTGTGAGCCGGCTTCCCCAGGGGTCAGCCCTGCCTGTGCCAGCCCAGAGAACTGCAAGGAACCCTCCAG TGGCACCATCCCCCAGGCCAAGCCCACCCCGGTGTCCCCAGCAACCTCCAGTGCCAGCACCATGCCCGTAAGAGGGGGCACACGCCTCGCCCAGGAAGCTGCTTCTAAACTGACGAGGGCTCCCGACTCTCCCTCCTCTGTGGGAAGGCCTAGTTCAGATCCAG GTCTGTCCccaacacagccatgcccagagGGGTCTGGTGATTGCAGGAAGCAGTGTGAGCCCGACTACTACCTGGACGAGGCCGGCCGCTGCACGGCCTGCGTGAGCTGTTCTCGAG ATGACCTTGTGGAGAAGATGCCGTGTGCATGGAACTCCTCTCGCATCTGCGAATGTCGACCTGGCATGATCTGTGCCACATCAGCCACCAACTCCTGTGCCCGCTGTGTCCCCTACCCAATCTGTGCAGCAGAGACAGTCACCAAGCCCCAGG ATATGGCTGAGAAGGACACCACCTTTGAGGCGCCACCCCTGGGGACCCAGCCGGACTGCAACCCCACCCCAGAGCATGGCGAGGCGCCTGCCAG CACCAGCCCCACTCAGAGCTTGCTGGTGGACTCCCAGGCCAGTAAGACGCTGCCCATCCCAACCAGCGCTCCCGTCGCGCTCTCCTCCACGGGGAAGCCCGTTCTGGATGCAG GGCCAGTGCTCTTCTGGGTGATCCTGGTGCTGGCTGTGGTGGTCGGCTCCAGCGCCTTCCTCCTGTGCCACCGGAGGGCCTGCAGGAAGCGAATTCGGCAGA AGCTCCATCTGTGCTACCCGGTCCAGACCTCCCAGCCCAAGCTAGAGCTTGTGG ATTCCAGACCCAGGAGGAGCTCAACG CAGCTGAGGAGTGGTGCGTCGGTGACAGAACCCATCGCGGAAGAGCTAGGGTTAATGAGCCAGCCACTGATGGAGACCTGCCACAACGTGGGGGCAGCCTACCTGGAGAGCCTGCCGCTGCAGGATGCCAGCCCGGCCGGGGGCCCCTCGTCCCCCAGGGACCTTCCTGAGCCCCGGGTGTCCACGGAGCACACCAATAACAAGATTG AGAAAATCTACATCATGAAGGCTGACACCGTGATCGTGGGGACCGTGAAGGCTGAGCTGCCGGAGGGCCGGGGCCTGGCGGGGCCAGCAGAGCCCGAGttggaggaggagctggaggcGGACCATACCCCCCACTACCCCGAGCAGGAGACAGAACCGCCTCTGGGCAGCTGCAGCGATGTCATGCTCTCagtggaagaggaagggaaagaagaccCCTTGCCCACAGCCGCCTCTGGAAAGTga
- the TNFRSF8 gene encoding tumor necrosis factor receptor superfamily member 8 isoform X4 has translation MRVLLAALGLLFLGALRAFPQDRPFEDTCHGNPSHYYDKAVRRCCYRCPTGLFPTQQCPQRPTDCRKQCEPDYYLDEADRCTACVTCSRDDLVEKTPCAWNSSRVCECRPGMFCATSAVNSCARCFFHSVCPAGMIVKFPGTAQKNTVCEPASPGVSPACASPENCKEPSSGTIPQAKPTPVSPATSSASTMPVRGGTRLAQEAASKLTRAPDSPSSVGRPSSDPGLSPTQPCPEGSGDCRKQCEPDYYLDEAGRCTACVSCSRDDLVEKMPCAWNSSRICECRPGMICATSATNSCARCVPYPICAAETVTKPQDMAEKDTTFEAPPLGTQPDCNPTPEHGEAPASTSPTQSLLVDSQASKTLPIPTSAPVALSSTGKPVLDAGPVLFWVILVLAVVVGSSAFLLCHRRACRKRIRQKLHLCYPVQTSQPKLELVDSRPRRSSTLRSGASVTEPIAEELGLMSQPLMETCHNVGAAYLESLPLQDASPAGGPSSPRDLPEPRVSTEHTNNKIEKIYIMKADTVIVGTVKAELPEGRGLAGPAEPELEEELEADHTPHYPEQETEPPLGSCSDVMLSVEEEGKEDPLPTAASGK, from the exons ggctgttcCCGACACAGCAGTGCCCACAGAGGCCTACTGACTGCAGGAAGCAGTGTGAGCCTGACTACTACCTGGATGAGGCCGACCGCTGTACAGCCTGCGTGACTTGTTCTCGAG ACGACCTCGTGGAGAAGACGCCGTGTGCATGGAACTCCTCCCGTGTCTGCGAATGTCGACCTGGCATGTTCTGTGCCACGTCTGCCGTGAACTCCTGTGCCCGCTGCTTCTTCCATTCTGTCTGTCCGGCAGGGATGATTGTCAAGTTCCCAG GCACGGCGCAGAAGAACACGGTCTGTGAGCCGGCTTCCCCAGGGGTCAGCCCTGCCTGTGCCAGCCCAGAGAACTGCAAGGAACCCTCCAG TGGCACCATCCCCCAGGCCAAGCCCACCCCGGTGTCCCCAGCAACCTCCAGTGCCAGCACCATGCCCGTAAGAGGGGGCACACGCCTCGCCCAGGAAGCTGCTTCTAAACTGACGAGGGCTCCCGACTCTCCCTCCTCTGTGGGAAGGCCTAGTTCAGATCCAG GTCTGTCCccaacacagccatgcccagagGGGTCTGGTGATTGCAGGAAGCAGTGTGAGCCCGACTACTACCTGGACGAGGCCGGCCGCTGCACGGCCTGCGTGAGCTGTTCTCGAG ATGACCTTGTGGAGAAGATGCCGTGTGCATGGAACTCCTCTCGCATCTGCGAATGTCGACCTGGCATGATCTGTGCCACATCAGCCACCAACTCCTGTGCCCGCTGTGTCCCCTACCCAATCTGTGCAGCAGAGACAGTCACCAAGCCCCAGG ATATGGCTGAGAAGGACACCACCTTTGAGGCGCCACCCCTGGGGACCCAGCCGGACTGCAACCCCACCCCAGAGCATGGCGAGGCGCCTGCCAG CACCAGCCCCACTCAGAGCTTGCTGGTGGACTCCCAGGCCAGTAAGACGCTGCCCATCCCAACCAGCGCTCCCGTCGCGCTCTCCTCCACGGGGAAGCCCGTTCTGGATGCAG GGCCAGTGCTCTTCTGGGTGATCCTGGTGCTGGCTGTGGTGGTCGGCTCCAGCGCCTTCCTCCTGTGCCACCGGAGGGCCTGCAGGAAGCGAATTCGGCAGA AGCTCCATCTGTGCTACCCGGTCCAGACCTCCCAGCCCAAGCTAGAGCTTGTGG ATTCCAGACCCAGGAGGAGCTCAACG CTGAGGAGTGGTGCGTCGGTGACAGAACCCATCGCGGAAGAGCTAGGGTTAATGAGCCAGCCACTGATGGAGACCTGCCACAACGTGGGGGCAGCCTACCTGGAGAGCCTGCCGCTGCAGGATGCCAGCCCGGCCGGGGGCCCCTCGTCCCCCAGGGACCTTCCTGAGCCCCGGGTGTCCACGGAGCACACCAATAACAAGATTG AGAAAATCTACATCATGAAGGCTGACACCGTGATCGTGGGGACCGTGAAGGCTGAGCTGCCGGAGGGCCGGGGCCTGGCGGGGCCAGCAGAGCCCGAGttggaggaggagctggaggcGGACCATACCCCCCACTACCCCGAGCAGGAGACAGAACCGCCTCTGGGCAGCTGCAGCGATGTCATGCTCTCagtggaagaggaagggaaagaagaccCCTTGCCCACAGCCGCCTCTGGAAAGTga
- the TNFRSF8 gene encoding tumor necrosis factor receptor superfamily member 8 isoform X5: protein MFCATSAVNSCARCFFHSVCPAGMIVKFPGTAQKNTVCEPASPGVSPACASPENCKEPSSGTIPQAKPTPVSPATSSASTMPVRGGTRLAQEAASKLTRAPDSPSSVGRPSSDPGLSPTQPCPEGSGDCRKQCEPDYYLDEAGRCTACVSCSRDDLVEKMPCAWNSSRICECRPGMICATSATNSCARCVPYPICAAETVTKPQDMAEKDTTFEAPPLGTQPDCNPTPEHGEAPASTSPTQSLLVDSQASKTLPIPTSAPVALSSTGKPVLDAGPVLFWVILVLAVVVGSSAFLLCHRRACRKRIRQKLHLCYPVQTSQPKLELVDSRPRRSSTQLRSGASVTEPIAEELGLMSQPLMETCHNVGAAYLESLPLQDASPAGGPSSPRDLPEPRVSTEHTNNKIEKIYIMKADTVIVGTVKAELPEGRGLAGPAEPELEEELEADHTPHYPEQETEPPLGSCSDVMLSVEEEGKEDPLPTAASGK from the exons ATGTTCTGTGCCACGTCTGCCGTGAACTCCTGTGCCCGCTGCTTCTTCCATTCTGTCTGTCCGGCAGGGATGATTGTCAAGTTCCCAG GCACGGCGCAGAAGAACACGGTCTGTGAGCCGGCTTCCCCAGGGGTCAGCCCTGCCTGTGCCAGCCCAGAGAACTGCAAGGAACCCTCCAG TGGCACCATCCCCCAGGCCAAGCCCACCCCGGTGTCCCCAGCAACCTCCAGTGCCAGCACCATGCCCGTAAGAGGGGGCACACGCCTCGCCCAGGAAGCTGCTTCTAAACTGACGAGGGCTCCCGACTCTCCCTCCTCTGTGGGAAGGCCTAGTTCAGATCCAG GTCTGTCCccaacacagccatgcccagagGGGTCTGGTGATTGCAGGAAGCAGTGTGAGCCCGACTACTACCTGGACGAGGCCGGCCGCTGCACGGCCTGCGTGAGCTGTTCTCGAG ATGACCTTGTGGAGAAGATGCCGTGTGCATGGAACTCCTCTCGCATCTGCGAATGTCGACCTGGCATGATCTGTGCCACATCAGCCACCAACTCCTGTGCCCGCTGTGTCCCCTACCCAATCTGTGCAGCAGAGACAGTCACCAAGCCCCAGG ATATGGCTGAGAAGGACACCACCTTTGAGGCGCCACCCCTGGGGACCCAGCCGGACTGCAACCCCACCCCAGAGCATGGCGAGGCGCCTGCCAG CACCAGCCCCACTCAGAGCTTGCTGGTGGACTCCCAGGCCAGTAAGACGCTGCCCATCCCAACCAGCGCTCCCGTCGCGCTCTCCTCCACGGGGAAGCCCGTTCTGGATGCAG GGCCAGTGCTCTTCTGGGTGATCCTGGTGCTGGCTGTGGTGGTCGGCTCCAGCGCCTTCCTCCTGTGCCACCGGAGGGCCTGCAGGAAGCGAATTCGGCAGA AGCTCCATCTGTGCTACCCGGTCCAGACCTCCCAGCCCAAGCTAGAGCTTGTGG ATTCCAGACCCAGGAGGAGCTCAACG CAGCTGAGGAGTGGTGCGTCGGTGACAGAACCCATCGCGGAAGAGCTAGGGTTAATGAGCCAGCCACTGATGGAGACCTGCCACAACGTGGGGGCAGCCTACCTGGAGAGCCTGCCGCTGCAGGATGCCAGCCCGGCCGGGGGCCCCTCGTCCCCCAGGGACCTTCCTGAGCCCCGGGTGTCCACGGAGCACACCAATAACAAGATTG AGAAAATCTACATCATGAAGGCTGACACCGTGATCGTGGGGACCGTGAAGGCTGAGCTGCCGGAGGGCCGGGGCCTGGCGGGGCCAGCAGAGCCCGAGttggaggaggagctggaggcGGACCATACCCCCCACTACCCCGAGCAGGAGACAGAACCGCCTCTGGGCAGCTGCAGCGATGTCATGCTCTCagtggaagaggaagggaaagaagaccCCTTGCCCACAGCCGCCTCTGGAAAGTga